The following nucleotide sequence is from Thermoanaerobaculia bacterium.
CCGGGCGAGATAGGTCCGCGCCTCCGGCGTGAGCGTGATCGCGATCTTCCGCTCGGCGAGCTGCGTCTCGAGCTCGCGGACGAATTTCTCGACGATCGCTTCCATCACCGCGGGATCGAGCGGACGGAACGTGACGATCGCGTCGAGGCGGTTGCGAAACTCGGGCGCGAACAGGCGATCGATCGCCTGTTTCGTTCGGTGCGGTGCGTCGTGGAGCGTGTCCGCCGAGAACCCGATCGAGCCGGCCGAGGCCTCGCGGGAGCCGGCGTTGGACGTCATGATGAGGACGACCTGCCGGAAGTCGGCCTTCCGGCCGTTGTTGTCGGTCAGCGTGGCGTGGTCCATCACCTGCAGCAGAATGTTGAAGAGATCGGGATGAGCCTTCTCGATCTCGTCGAGGAGCACGACGCTGTACGGGTGCGACCGGATCGAGTCGACGAGGAGCCCTCCCTGCTCGAACCCCACGTAGCCGGGAGGCGCGCCGATCAGCCGCGCGACGGCGTGTTTCTCCATGAATTCGCTCATGTCGAAGCGGACGAACTCGCTGTCGAGCTGGCGGGCGAGCTGCCGCGCGAGCTCGGTCTTGCCGACCCCCGTCGGCCCGGTGAAGAGAAAGCTCCCCGCCGGGTGGTCGGGATGTCCGAGCCCGGCCCGGGAACGCTTGATCGCGCGGGCGACGGCGCGGACCGCCTCCTCCTGCCCGAAGACCACCGACTCGAGCGCCGCTTCGAGCCCGAGGAGCCGGTCCTTTTCCGAGACGGTCACCTGCTGCGCCGGAATCCGCGCCATCCGCGCGACGACGCGCTCGACCTCGGTCTCTCCGACGGTTCCGGGCCGGTCGCCGGAGCGGAGGCGGAAAGCCGCGCCCGCCTCGTCCATCACGTCGACGGCGCTGTCGGGGAGTTTCGACTCCCGAAGGTGCCTCGACGCGAGCCGGACGGCGGCGTCGAGCGCTTCCTCGGTGTACGTCACCCGGTGATGTTCCTCGTAGCGGGAGCGGAGCCCGCGGAGGATCTTGCGCGCGTCCTCGAACGACGGCTCGTCGACGGCGATCTTCTGCAGGCGCCGCGCGAGCGCGCGATCCTTCTCGACGTGCTTGAACTCCTCGTGCGTCGTCGAGCCGATGAGGCGCAGCTTTCCCTCCGTCAGAACGGGCTTGACGAGGTTCGCGAGGTCCATCGTGCCGCCGGTCGTCGCGCCGGCGCCGACCATCGTGTGGAGCTCGTCGATGAAGAGCACGGGCTTCGGCTTCTTCGCGAGCGCGCCCATGAGGGCCTTGAACCGCTCCTCGAAGTCTCCCCGGTAGCGGGTGCCGGCGAGCAGGGCGCCTCCGTCGAGCGCGAATATCTCCGCGTCCTTCAGGAGCGGCGGGACGTCGGCCGCGAGGAGGCGCTGCGCGAGGCCTTCGACGAGGGCGGTCTTTCCGACGCCGGCCTCCCCGACGAAGACGGGGTTGTTCTTGCGCCGGCGGGCGAGGACCTCCATCGCCCGGTCGAGCTCGTCGGTGCGTCCCACGAGAGGATCGAGCTCTCCGCGCCGCGCGCGCTCCGTCAGGTTGACGGTGAACGCCGCGAGCGGGTCTTTCGGGGAGGGCGCTTCGCCTTCCCCCGCCGGAACGGGGGCGGAGCCCTCCGCCGTCGCTTCGGCGGGCGGAACCTTCGTGATCCCGTGCGAGACGTAGTTCAGCACGTCGAGGCGCGTCACGCCGTGAGCGAGGAGCATCTTCGCGGCCGCGGTCTTCGGCTGCCCGAGAATCGCGGCGAGCAGGTCTCCCACGCTCACGCCCTCGTCCCGCCCCGAATTCTCGACGTGGAGAATCGCGATCTGGAGGACACGGCGGAACGCGAGCGTCTGGATCGGCTCGGCGGTCCCGACGCCTTTCGGCAGCGTCTCGACGCCGTCCTCGAGGTGCCGCTTGACCTCGCCGCGGAGCCGGGCGGGGTCCGCGCCGCACGCGGCGAGGATTTCCTCGCCGGCCGGGTCGTTGACGATCGCGTAGAGGAGGTGTTCGAGCGTCAGGTGCGCGTGCCGCCGGCTCTGCGCCTCCCGGAAGGCGACGGTCAGCACCATTTCGACGGCCGCGGACAGCATGACGGATTCATTGTACGTTCGCCGGGCCCGGAGCGGCGACGCGCGGCGTCAGCGCTCGTGGCCGGTTCGCTTCGTGCAATCGAGAGGCGGATCGAAGGCCGGCGGCGGGATCGTCTCCCGATGCAGGCCGGTCACCTCCGTGCGGGTCGTCGTCGTCGCGGGTCTGCCGCCGTCGAACGCGACCGTCGTGGAGGTCACGCGCCTGACGGGTGCGCCCGGAACGCCGGTCAGAACGGCGTCGAGCTTCGCGCCGAGCTCTCCTCCCGCCGCTCCGGGGCTCCCTTTCGTCAGCCACACCGAGAAAGCGGGATCGCGAAGCTCCTCCGCGACCCAGAGATCGTCGATCGTCACCGTGTGGGCGCGGCGGGAGCTTCCCTGGCCCTGGAGGAGGGTGTCGTACTCGCTCTTCACGCGGCAATGACGCGTGGAAAGTCCCGCGATCACCGGGCCGGCGTCGTCGAGGACTTTTTCGACGCGGACGTTCCGGAACGACGTCGAAACGGGAGAGCCGGGCCCGATCCGCGTCTCCCGGGCCGCGGGAGGCGTCCAGGGGCGGCATTCCTTCCGTTCGAGGTCGAAATATCGAAGCGTCTTCCCCCCGTCGGTCGTCAGAAGCACGTCCCCTTTCGGCGTGGCCGGGTTGTCGCTTTCGACGAATTCGATCTTTCCCCGTTCCGCATCCACCCACCCCCGGACGGTCGAGCCCCCGATTCCGGCCAGACGCCGGGCCGGGCCCTCGACTCGGGTCGTCGCGGTGAAGGTCGCGCCCGCGCGGGCCGGTACCGGCGCGATCGCCGCCGCCGCGAGCGCCGGCAGAATCAGAAGACGACGGACGCTCATCGAACGCTCCTCGAGCCTCCGGGCCGGAAGAAGAGGGGCCGCCTCGCGGCGGCCCCGATGCCGAACTCCGTGAACGATCAATTGAGGGACAGCTCCCAGACGCCCCGGCCGTAGCTCGAGACGCGAAGGAACGTTCCGGTCGGGGAGAGGTACATGTCCGAGATCATCGAGAGCGGGAGGCCGCTGCCCAGGGCGTCCCAGTGGGATCCGCCGTCGGTCGTCCGATAGACGCCGATCCAGTTCGCGGCATACACCGTGCGGCCCGTCGGATCGGACGGGTCGACGACGATCTTGTTGATCGGGAGCTGGGGAAGGTCGCCCGTGGCGTCGCTCCAGGTCGCGCCGCCGTCGGCGCTCGAGGCGACGTGGGGAGCGGAATAAGCGGCTTCCGAAGCGAGATAGATCTTCGAGTTGTCGGCGCTCCATCCGCTCGTCGAGTTGTATCCGGGCCAGGTCGGCACGCCCGAGGCGGCGACGTTGACGTCCGTCCATGTGGCACCGCCGTCGTGCGTGTAGAGGAAATGTCCGCTCGTGCATGCGAGGCCGACGTAGTGGAGGTCCGTCGGCGAGAGCCCGATGCCGTGACTGACTCCCCGGATCTGCCGTCCGGTGAAGTTCGGATCCGGAAGGTCGGCCGAGCTCCAGACCGCGCTCCAGGTGTCGCCTCCGTCGGTCGTCCTCAGCAGATAGTGGGCGGTGTTCGTGTAGAACACGCGGCCGGTCGGATCGGCGGCCGAAGTCGGCGTCGCGATCGGCGTGACGAAATACGAGTCGTAGTACCACGGATAATCCGGGGCCGGTCCCGCGAGGTTCGACGTGTTCAGCAGCACGTCGTACTTGGCCTGGTTGTTGGGCGGGTTGCTCTTCCACCGGCGGATGTCGAGGTAGTAGAGGCTCCCCATCGAAACGTCGTCGTTGGCCTGGCTCCAGCCCGTGCCGAAACCGTCGCCGCCGATCGATCCGGTGTACGTGTTGCCATTGACCCGGTAGAGCGTGCCGTTGTCCTGAAGGCCGATCAGGGTGTCGTCCGGGTGGACCGTGCCCGCCGCGAGCGCGTAGATCAGAGCGTTGCCGAGCCCCTGGTTGGCATTGTCCTTCCACGACCGGCCGTTGTCGTCGCTGTAGAAGATCCCGCCGTCGTTGCCGAAGAAGATCCTCTTGCCCGCGGCCGTCGAGATCGCCGCCGCGTGGAAGTCCGCGTGGGCGTAGGGGAGGAGGAGGGGAGACCCCCCCATCTGGTAAGCCGAGAGGTCGCCCAGCCAGCTCGTGAGCAGCGTCCAGGTCGCCCCGCCGTCGCGGGAGACCGCGGAGCTGTAGTTTCCGCCGGCGTAGACGGTGTTCCCGGTCGCGTCGGAGGGGTCGGACAGGATCATCTGGTTGTACCAGCCCTGGCCGTGCATGAGGTTCATGTTCGGGTTGAAATAGTTCGGGTTCGTCGGCGCCTTCGAGTTCATTCCGAGAGCCGTGAAGTGCTGCCCGCCGTCGGTCGACTTGTAGACGTCCTTCTGGTTCGTGCCGGCGGCCGTCGCCGAGAGGGCGTAGACGATGCTGCCGCCCGGCCCCCCGACCGTGAGCGTCGTGCGCCCCGCGCTCCCGGAGTATCCGAGGACTCCCGTGTCGGCGATGTAATCCCAGGTCGCGCCCTGGTCGGTCGAGAAATAGACGAGCGTGTTCTCGTAGTAGTTCGGCGAGACCTGCCAGTACGCCTGGGAGGCGAGCCATCCCGTGCTGGTCTTCACCAGGCTCCAGTCCTCGTGGCCGCCGCCGAAGGACGCGAAGTAGGCCTCGGTGCCCGGATCGATCGACACGTAGCTGAAGGATGCCCCCCCGTCGGCCGAGCGGTACAGGCCGACGTCGGTCCCGATGAGAACGATGTCGTCCGCCGTGGTCGTGCCCTGCGACGTGTCCACCTTCACGTCGAGGATGCGCTGGGCGCCCGGGAGCGGGATCGGAGCCGACCAGGTGTCCGCGCCGTCGGTCGACTTGTACACGACGCCGCCGACCCCGAGGTCGAAGGGGTCGCCCGATCCCAGGTAGAGGACGTCCGGCGTGCGCCCGAAGGCCGCGGCGCCGCCGGAGGTCGCGTAGATGCCGTCCGTCTTCGCGGTCCAGGTCGGTTTGCTGGCGCCGAAGTTCGTCGTCTTCCACAGACCGCCGCCCGAGGAGAGGAGGTAGACCGTGTTGGCCCTGGCGGGGCGCGGATCCGGGAGGATCGTCCGCAGTCGGCCGCTGATTTCGCTCGCCTTGTTGACGCCGTTCTGCCATCGAGTGGTGGTCGTCGGTCCGAGCGACCTCCACGATCCTCCGACCGGCGACCTTCCGCCGGCCTGGAGGCGTTTCGCCTCGTCGAGGATCATCGCCCGGAACTCGGACGTGAGCTCGCCCCCCATCCTCGCCTTCATCCACTCGATTCGGGCTTCCGGCGACTCGGCCTGGTCCTGGCCCGCGCTCGCCGGAAGGTCTCCCGCCTTGATCCGGCTCGTGTAGCCGCCGTCCGCCCACGTCGCCGCCGAGATCCCGCCGGCGAGCGCGGCGAGACCGGCGAGCTTCAGGAGTCTCCCGGGAATATTGGTCTGCATGCATCCTCCTTCATCGGGGATTGCGGCCGGGTTTTCGGCGCGCAAGATGGACCGTGGCGTTTTCGAACGAAAATGCGGGAGACGGCGAAGCGCGGACGCCCGCCCGGCGCGGAGGCTGCGGGAGGCGTTACGCGCTCGCGTGAATGGCTTCGAACTTCGCCTGCAATACCTCGCGGCTCTCCGTGTGCGCCGGATCGATCACGATCGTTCCGTCGACGGGGCAGAGCTGGGCGCACGTGGGCTCGTCGGCATGGCCGACGCATTCGGTGCAGAGATCCGGGTTGACCATGTAGATCCCGTCCCCCTGCGTGATCGCGTCGTTGGGGCACTCGGGCTCGCACTTTCCGCAATCGATGCAGGTGTCGAGGATGACCATTGCCATGGGAATTTCTCCTTCCGCGCCGGATCCGATTCCCGGCGCAAAAGGATCATCGCAACCGAAGGAATCGCCGGCCTGATTCATCCTCATCACTTCGCGGCGGGAGCGAGAGGTCCGGACAAGGAGCGTGGCGGAAAGACCGGGAGTTACTCCTCTTCGAGGCTTGCCCTCAGCGGAAACTCGTTCTCCCGGGCCCGCTGGTGGACGAGATCGACCTTCGTCTCGGCGATCTCGAAAGGGTAGACGCCGCACACTCCGTGTCCCCGGGTGTGGACGTGCATCATGATCCGGTGCGCCTCGGCGGGCGATTTGTGGAAGACCGTCTCGAGGATCTCGACCACGAAGGGCATCGTCGTGTAGTCGTCGTTGTGGAGGAGGACCCGGTACAGCGGCGTCTTTCGGACGTCCGGCTTCTTCTCCGGGAGGACCTGCCCGTCCGAGGCGTGTCGAGGCTCGCCCATCCGCGCATTCTACGCGGCGGCCGCCGGCAACACCTTCCGCCGAGGGGCATCGCGTAAGATCGGCGGGTGAGGAGAGGAGCCGCCCTCGTCGCGCTCGCGATCGCCGCCCGGCTTTCCGCGGCCGATCCCTTTTCGGCCGACCTCCTCCGGGACCGCCTGTGGGACGACGGACGCGCCGAGTACGACGTCTACACGGCGTCGGAGCTCCGCGAAGGGGTCGTGCGCCCGGCGCGCGTGGTCCACGTCGTCGTGAAGGAACCGTTCGACCTTCGGACGCGGGTGAAGTCGGAGCGGCCCGGCGCCGTCGACGTCCTGAAGATGAACCAGGTGATCGACGTCGCGACGGGCGTGTACGGCTTCCACCAGATGCAGTCGACGTTCTGGCAGCGGGCGACCGGATCCGTCGTGAAGCTGTCGCTCTCGTCCAACGATTCGTGCGGCAACACGTTCAAGGAGGGGTGGCTCGAGGGAGGCTTCCTGCGGTTCGTCTTCCACACGTACTGGGACGGCGAGGCCGACGGCGAGCGCCGCGTGCCGATGCCTCCGGGCGGGATCTTCGCCGACGAGCTCCCGATGAAGCTTCGATGTCTCCGCCGGTTCGACCCGGCGGAATACCGCGTGCGCCTCTTCCCGTCGGTGATCGGGTCGAAGTTCGGCGATCCCCGATTCGCGGATGCGACGATCCGGGTGCTCCCGCCCGCTTCGGGCGCGGTCCGCATCGAGGTCGCGCACGCCGGGGGCGTCGACCGTTTCGTCTTCGACGAGGCGCCGCCGCACCTCCTGCGTTCGTGGAAGCGCGCCGACGGGAGCTCGCTCGAGCTCCGGAAATCGATCCGCCTCGACTACTGGAAGCACGGCCGTCCCGGCGACGAGAAGCTCCTCGACTAGGAGACGATCGCTGGAACTCCCGGAATTCGACCGCGTCCGCGCCGAGCTCCGCCGGCGGCTCTCCGCCGACCCCGTGGGGAGCTACCGCGACTGGCACGCGGTGCAGCACGAGCTCGAGGAGGCGGGCGACGCGGACTTCTGCCGCGCGCTCGCCGACGATCTGTGGGCCCTCCTCCCCGATCTCGATCCCCGGCTCGGCGAGGAGCGAGGCCGCTTCTGGAACAACCTGGGGGCTTTCTTCGGAACGCCCGGGCCCGCCGCGAGCCTCGACCGCGCCGAATCGTGCTTCGCGCGCGCGCTCGACGCCTGGCGCGGAGACGCGGACCGCCGCGCCCGCGCGCTCCACAACCGCGGGAGCGCCCGTACCGGGGTCGGCGCATCGGCGGAGGACCTCGGGCGGGCGGCGGCCGATCTCGAGGAGGCGCTCGTGTACCGCAACGGCGAGCGGGAGATCGCACGGGCGGTGACGCTCCACCACCTCGGCATCGCGCGGCGGAAGCTCGCGGAACTCGCCCCGGAGGGCGCGGCGGAGGAGCTCGAGCGGAGCGCCGGCGCGCTGTCGGAAGCGCTCGAGATCCGCGCGCGCCTGGGGCTCACGGGGGGAACCGCGTCGAGCCGGTTCCAGCTGGGGATCACGCTCGCCGGGCTGCGGCGTTTTTCCGAGGCGCGGCGGGCGCTCGAAACGGCCGCCGGAGAGCTCGACGCCGCGGGGAGCCCGGAGCAGGCCGGGATCGCGCGGGAGGCCGCTGCCCGCCTCCCGCCCGGGAAGTCCTAAAAAAACCGGCGGGGTTCGTCCCCGCCGGTCGTTCGCGTTCGGGCGGCGGACCGGCCGCGCCGGTTCAGGCGGCTCTTTGAGCCGCGATCCACGCGTCGATGCGCGCCTGCAGCACGTCCATCGGCAGCGCGCCGGCGCCGAGCACCTCGTCGTGGAATTTCCGGATGTCGAACTTGTCCCCGAGCTCCTTCTTCGCCTTCTCGCGGAGCGCGAGGATCGTGAGCTGCCCGATCTTGTAACCCAGCGCCTGCGCGGGCCAGGAGATGTACCGGTCGGTCTCGCTCTGGACCTCGACTTCGTCCGTGCCGGAGTGGGCGTGGAAGAAGTCGACGACCTGCTGCCGCGACCACCTCTTGTAGTGGAGGCCGGTGTCGACGACGAGCCGGATCGCCCGGAGCATCTCGTCCTGGTAGTGCCCGTAGAGCTGATAAGGGTCCTGGAAGAAGCCGACGTCGCGGCCGAGGTCCTCCGAATACAGTCCCCAGCCCTCGATGTAGGCGGTGTTGCCTCCCTGCTGCCGGAACGGCGGGATCGTCGGGAGCTCCTGCGCGATCGAGAGCTGCATGTGATGTCCCGGGACGCCTTCGTGATACGCGGTCGTCTCGATGTTGATGATCTTCCGCTTCGCGAAGTCGCTCGTGTTCACGTTGACGACGCCGGGCCGGGAGCCGTCGGGCGTCCCCGTGTTGTACTCGGCGCCGGAGGCCGTCGCCTCGCGGAAGGGCTCGGTCGGCTTGACGACGACTTTCGCCTTCGGGAGCCGGCCGAAGATCTGCGGCAGCTTCGCCCACATCTGGTCGATGTACTTCGTGTAGAGGTCGACGATCTCCTGCCGCGAATGGGCGTGGAGCTTCGGGTCCTTCTCGATCGCGGCGTCGAACGCCTTCCGGTCGGCATAGCCGAGCTTCCGGGCGATCTTCTCCATCTCTCCTTCGATTCGCGTCACCTCGCGGAGGCCGAGCTGGTGGATCTCTTCCGGCGTCATCCCGGTCGTCGTCGATTCCTTCACGCGGAACGCGTAGCGCGCCTCCCCGTCGGGGAGCGACCAGATCCCGACCTCGCTGCGTCCCTTCGGCGCGTACTCGTCCTTCACGAACTTCGCGAACTTCGCGTAGGCCGGCTCGATGTCGTTCTTGATGACGGCGACGAGCGCGTCGTGGATCCGCTTCTGGTCTTCGGCGGAAACCGTCTTCGGGAACTTGGTCAGGCACTGCGCGAACGGCGACTTCTCCGGGTCCGCGCCCGCGATCGTTTCCGCCTGCGGAACGACCTTCTCGAGGAGGAACTTCGGAGGCATGAGGCCGTCTTTCATGCCCGCCCGCATGTTGTCCATCACGTCGTTCAACTGCTTCGGGAAATTCCGCATGCGCGTGAGGTAGTCGTCGTAGTCCTTCGTCGTGTCGAACGGGAGGTAGGCGACGAACTGCGGGGCCTGGATGTGGATCCCGGAGATCTGCGTGACCGGCATCTCCCATCCCTTGAACTTCGCCCCCTCGAGGCCTTCCTTCAGCTCCCGGACCATCAGCGTCTTGTTGAGCTGCTCCTGTTCGGGGAAGCCCGTCGTGTCGACCGCCTCGAACCGATCGAGGAATTCCTTCGTCTTGGCGAGGTCCTTCTGGATCGCGGCGAGCGAGTTGTCGCTCGACTTGTCGTTCCAGCGCTTGTCCCCGAGATACGAGGCGAATTCGGGGTTCGTCGAGAGGTTGTATTCCCACTGCTCCGCGATCAGGTCGTTCATCGCCTTGCGGCGCGCCTCCAGCGAAGCGGACGGCGCGTCGGCGCCGAAAGCCGCCCCGGCGGCGAGAACGCCGATCAGGGACAAAGTCATGAATCGAAACATCGGGCCTCCTTCTTCCTCAACGCTGATACGGACGAAACGCCGTTTTGTTCCGGCGCGGAGGATCGCGGGCTACGATATCGCGATGCGTCCCGAGGAGCCGTCCGCCCCCGCCGCGCTTCCGGTCCGGGGGCCGTTCACGGCCGGGAACGCCGCGACCTATTTCCGCCGGGCGATGCGGCTGCGCTGCCCCGTCTGCGGGGAGCACCCGATCTTTCCGGAATGGCGGCGGACGCGCAGCGTCCGGCAGTGGCTGACGCCTCTCGAAGGATGCCCGCGCTGCCGGTACCGCTACGATCGCGAGCCGGGGTATTTCCTGCTCGCGATATGGGCGTTCGATTACGCGGCCGTCGGCGGCGCGGCGCTCGTCGCCTGGTTCCTCCTCTCGACGTTCGCGGACCTTCCGCTCGTCCCGATGCTCCTCCTCCTGCTCCTGCCGATGCCCGTCGCGAGCGTCCTGCTCGTGCGGCACGCGAAAGCGCTCTGGATCGCGTTCGACCATTTCGTCGATCCCGCGCGGAAGCGTTCGCCCGGAGGACCGCGCGCACGGAACTGACGGCGTTCCCGGCCGGGAGCGCGCCTCTACAGCGGGAAGAAACGGGGCACGAGCAGGATGATCCCGGCCACGAGCCCGATGGTGAGAGGAAGACCCGCCCGGACGTAGTCGCCGAAACGATAACCGCCCGGACCCATGACGAGCACGTTCACCGGATGCGAAAAGGGGGTGAGCATCGACGTCGACGTCCCGAGCGCGACGGCCATCGCGAACGCCCGCGGGTCCGCTCCGACGTGGCCGGCCGTCGCGACGGCGATCGGCCCGACGATGAGGGGGGTCGCCGCACCTCCCGGGATGATCTGGGTGAGCGCGGCGGTCAGCACGGTGAAGAGCGCGAGGAGACCCCGCGGGCTCCGGGCATGAGACGCTCCGACGAGCGTCCGCGAGACCATCGCGGCGGCCCCCGAATGCGTCAGGGCGATCGAGAGCGGGAGCATCGCGCCGATCAGCGCCACGGCCCGCCAGTCGACCGATCGGTACGCCTCGTCCGAGGACAGGCCGCCGAAGAGGAGGAGAGCGACGGCCCCGACGAAGAGCGCCGTCGCGACCGACGAGGGGAAGATCATCGCTCCGGCGAGCGCGCCGAGGATGATCGCGAGGCAGGTGCGGGTGCGCGCCGGATTCGCCGGAGGCGTGAGGTCTTCGTGGCCGAGCACGAGGACGTCGCCCTCCTCCCGCATGCGCCGGAACGCCGCGCGCGGGCCCTGCATCAGGAGGCCGTCTCCGAACTTGAGCGGCGCTTCCGCGAGCCGCGCGCTCTCGACGAACCCGCCGTCCCTCCAGATCGAGAGGACGGAGACGCCGCCGAGCGCCTCGCGGAAGTTGACTTCGCGGAGGC
It contains:
- a CDS encoding sialidase family protein produces the protein MQTNIPGRLLKLAGLAALAGGISAATWADGGYTSRIKAGDLPASAGQDQAESPEARIEWMKARMGGELTSEFRAMILDEAKRLQAGGRSPVGGSWRSLGPTTTTRWQNGVNKASEISGRLRTILPDPRPARANTVYLLSSGGGLWKTTNFGASKPTWTAKTDGIYATSGGAAAFGRTPDVLYLGSGDPFDLGVGGVVYKSTDGADTWSAPIPLPGAQRILDVKVDTSQGTTTADDIVLIGTDVGLYRSADGGASFSYVSIDPGTEAYFASFGGGHEDWSLVKTSTGWLASQAYWQVSPNYYENTLVYFSTDQGATWDYIADTGVLGYSGSAGRTTLTVGGPGGSIVYALSATAAGTNQKDVYKSTDGGQHFTALGMNSKAPTNPNYFNPNMNLMHGQGWYNQMILSDPSDATGNTVYAGGNYSSAVSRDGGATWTLLTSWLGDLSAYQMGGSPLLLPYAHADFHAAAISTAAGKRIFFGNDGGIFYSDDNGRSWKDNANQGLGNALIYALAAGTVHPDDTLIGLQDNGTLYRVNGNTYTGSIGGDGFGTGWSQANDDVSMGSLYYLDIRRWKSNPPNNQAKYDVLLNTSNLAGPAPDYPWYYDSYFVTPIATPTSAADPTGRVFYTNTAHYLLRTTDGGDTWSAVWSSADLPDPNFTGRQIRGVSHGIGLSPTDLHYVGLACTSGHFLYTHDGGATWTDVNVAASGVPTWPGYNSTSGWSADNSKIYLASEAAYSAPHVASSADGGATWSDATGDLPQLPINKIVVDPSDPTGRTVYAANWIGVYRTTDGGSHWDALGSGLPLSMISDMYLSPTGTFLRVSSYGRGVWELSLN
- a CDS encoding DUF885 family protein, which translates into the protein MFRFMTLSLIGVLAAGAAFGADAPSASLEARRKAMNDLIAEQWEYNLSTNPEFASYLGDKRWNDKSSDNSLAAIQKDLAKTKEFLDRFEAVDTTGFPEQEQLNKTLMVRELKEGLEGAKFKGWEMPVTQISGIHIQAPQFVAYLPFDTTKDYDDYLTRMRNFPKQLNDVMDNMRAGMKDGLMPPKFLLEKVVPQAETIAGADPEKSPFAQCLTKFPKTVSAEDQKRIHDALVAVIKNDIEPAYAKFAKFVKDEYAPKGRSEVGIWSLPDGEARYAFRVKESTTTGMTPEEIHQLGLREVTRIEGEMEKIARKLGYADRKAFDAAIEKDPKLHAHSRQEIVDLYTKYIDQMWAKLPQIFGRLPKAKVVVKPTEPFREATASGAEYNTGTPDGSRPGVVNVNTSDFAKRKIINIETTAYHEGVPGHHMQLSIAQELPTIPPFRQQGGNTAYIEGWGLYSEDLGRDVGFFQDPYQLYGHYQDEMLRAIRLVVDTGLHYKRWSRQQVVDFFHAHSGTDEVEVQSETDRYISWPAQALGYKIGQLTILALREKAKKELGDKFDIRKFHDEVLGAGALPMDVLQARIDAWIAAQRAA
- a CDS encoding AAA family ATPase; protein product: MLSAAVEMVLTVAFREAQSRRHAHLTLEHLLYAIVNDPAGEEILAACGADPARLRGEVKRHLEDGVETLPKGVGTAEPIQTLAFRRVLQIAILHVENSGRDEGVSVGDLLAAILGQPKTAAAKMLLAHGVTRLDVLNYVSHGITKVPPAEATAEGSAPVPAGEGEAPSPKDPLAAFTVNLTERARRGELDPLVGRTDELDRAMEVLARRRKNNPVFVGEAGVGKTALVEGLAQRLLAADVPPLLKDAEIFALDGGALLAGTRYRGDFEERFKALMGALAKKPKPVLFIDELHTMVGAGATTGGTMDLANLVKPVLTEGKLRLIGSTTHEEFKHVEKDRALARRLQKIAVDEPSFEDARKILRGLRSRYEEHHRVTYTEEALDAAVRLASRHLRESKLPDSAVDVMDEAGAAFRLRSGDRPGTVGETEVERVVARMARIPAQQVTVSEKDRLLGLEAALESVVFGQEEAVRAVARAIKRSRAGLGHPDHPAGSFLFTGPTGVGKTELARQLARQLDSEFVRFDMSEFMEKHAVARLIGAPPGYVGFEQGGLLVDSIRSHPYSVVLLDEIEKAHPDLFNILLQVMDHATLTDNNGRKADFRQVVLIMTSNAGSREASAGSIGFSADTLHDAPHRTKQAIDRLFAPEFRNRLDAIVTFRPLDPAVMEAIVEKFVRELETQLAERKIAITLTPEARTYLARKGYDPAFGARPLSRVLQAEVRDPLTDEILFGKLEKGGTVTIGVAGDALTFSAAPA
- a CDS encoding ATP-dependent Clp protease adaptor ClpS, which gives rise to MGEPRHASDGQVLPEKKPDVRKTPLYRVLLHNDDYTTMPFVVEILETVFHKSPAEAHRIMMHVHTRGHGVCGVYPFEIAETKVDLVHQRARENEFPLRASLEEE
- a CDS encoding YfhL family 4Fe-4S dicluster ferredoxin, which gives rise to MAMVILDTCIDCGKCEPECPNDAITQGDGIYMVNPDLCTECVGHADEPTCAQLCPVDGTIVIDPAHTESREVLQAKFEAIHASA
- a CDS encoding DUF983 domain-containing protein encodes the protein MRPEEPSAPAALPVRGPFTAGNAATYFRRAMRLRCPVCGEHPIFPEWRRTRSVRQWLTPLEGCPRCRYRYDREPGYFLLAIWAFDYAAVGGAALVAWFLLSTFADLPLVPMLLLLLLPMPVASVLLVRHAKALWIAFDHFVDPARKRSPGGPRARN